A genomic region of Streptosporangium lutulentum contains the following coding sequences:
- the ftsR gene encoding transcriptional regulator FtsR — MSIGEVLALLQSEFPDVSISKIRFLEGEGLIEPERSPSGYRKFTYADVERLRYILSEQRDRYLPLRVIKDHLEAADRDDRPVSKPRAVPDDAPPEVRLSREELLAAAELDEETLTELEDYGLLAAVARHYNAEALAVARSVGALAAFGLRARHLRAVRAAAEREAGLVEQAVAPLLRRRGPGAIDQADETAREITGLLLELHASLLRSGVRGVLGR; from the coding sequence ATGAGCATCGGGGAGGTGCTCGCTCTCCTGCAGAGCGAGTTCCCCGACGTCAGCATCTCCAAGATTCGTTTCCTGGAGGGCGAGGGGTTGATCGAGCCGGAGCGCAGTCCCTCCGGCTACCGCAAGTTCACCTACGCCGACGTCGAGCGGCTGCGCTACATCCTCAGCGAGCAGCGTGACCGCTACCTGCCGCTGCGTGTGATCAAGGACCACCTCGAGGCGGCCGATCGCGACGATCGGCCGGTCTCGAAACCGCGGGCCGTCCCCGACGACGCGCCCCCCGAGGTCCGTCTCAGCCGCGAGGAGCTCCTCGCCGCCGCCGAGCTCGACGAGGAGACCCTCACAGAGCTGGAGGACTACGGCCTGCTGGCCGCCGTGGCCCGCCACTACAACGCCGAGGCGCTGGCCGTGGCCCGCAGCGTCGGCGCCCTCGCGGCCTTCGGCCTGCGGGCGCGTCACCTGCGGGCGGTCAGGGCCGCCGCCGAGCGCGAGGCCGGCCTCGTGGAGCAGGCCGTCGCCCCTCTGCTGCGCCGCCGGGGGCCGGGCGCCATCGACCAGGCCGACGAGACGGCCAGGGAGATAACGGGCCTGCTGCTGGAATTGCACGCCTCACTTCTGCGTTCGGGCGTTCGTGGGGTCCTGGGCCGGTGA
- a CDS encoding FHA domain-containing protein → MPSVYCTQCGHANPEDARFCSHCGSPLSRAEPPGDSTSTISLSGIEAYEAETGETLLAERQAVEQLPPGTALLVAMRGPNAGSRFLLDNDLTTVGRHPASDIFLDDVTVSRRHVEFYRHGGAMFTVRDVGSLNGTYVNRERIEEVPLYGGDEVQIGKFRLVFLTRGAAGG, encoded by the coding sequence ATGCCGAGCGTCTACTGCACGCAGTGCGGTCATGCCAACCCTGAGGATGCCCGTTTCTGTTCACATTGCGGGTCGCCGCTGAGCAGGGCCGAACCACCCGGAGACAGCACGTCGACCATCTCCCTCTCCGGGATCGAGGCCTACGAGGCGGAGACCGGAGAGACGCTTCTCGCCGAGCGGCAAGCCGTGGAGCAGTTGCCCCCGGGCACCGCGTTGCTGGTCGCCATGCGCGGTCCCAACGCGGGCAGCCGTTTTCTCCTGGACAACGACCTCACCACAGTGGGCCGTCATCCCGCGAGCGACATCTTCCTCGACGACGTCACGGTCTCGCGGCGTCACGTGGAGTTCTACCGGCACGGCGGCGCGATGTTCACCGTCCGTGACGTCGGCAGCCTGAACGGCACCTACGTCAACCGCGAGCGGATCGAGGAGGTCCCGCTGTACGGCGGGGACGAAGTGCAGATCGGCAAGTTCCGCCTGGTCTTCCTCACCCGTGGCGCCGCTGGAGGATGA
- a CDS encoding bifunctional nuclease family protein produces the protein MLQMEVVGVRVEMPSNQPIVLLKEAQGERYLPIWIGMTEATAIAMAQAEEPPPRPLTHDLFRDVLDGLGIRLSTVNIVALRDGIFFADLVFSNGVEVSARPSDSIALALRTGARIFASEEVVREAGVIIPDDQEDEVEKFREFLDTITPEDFGRAG, from the coding sequence GTGTTGCAGATGGAGGTCGTGGGCGTTCGGGTTGAGATGCCCTCCAACCAGCCGATCGTCCTGCTCAAGGAGGCGCAAGGAGAGCGCTATCTACCGATCTGGATCGGTATGACTGAGGCCACGGCGATCGCCATGGCCCAGGCCGAGGAGCCACCGCCCCGGCCGCTCACCCATGACCTTTTCCGTGATGTGCTCGACGGGCTGGGGATCCGGCTGAGCACGGTCAACATCGTCGCGCTACGCGACGGGATCTTCTTCGCCGATCTTGTGTTCTCGAACGGGGTCGAGGTGAGCGCCCGTCCTTCGGACTCGATCGCCTTGGCACTCCGCACCGGCGCACGCATCTTCGCGAGCGAGGAGGTGGTCCGGGAAGCCGGGGTGATCATTCCCGACGACCAGGAGGACGAAGTGGAGAAGTTCAGGGAATTCCTTGACACGATTACGCCCGAGGACTTTGGTCGCGCGGGGTAG